The Flavobacterium marginilacus genome window below encodes:
- a CDS encoding NAD(P)/FAD-dependent oxidoreductase has product MDVSKGITIVGGGLAGLTAAIHLSKIGLKVILIEKNEYPKHKVCGEYISNEITPYLNWLSLDISELNPTQISKLEFSTADGKMIHCDLPLGGFGVSRYALDAFLYQKAIQNGCEIIQDNVEDIVFENGVFTISVSNNRKFVSGIVIGAYGKRSNIDQKLKREFVGKKSDWLAVKAHYSGGFPDDLVGLHNFEGGYCGVSKVENNVVNICYLASYASFKKYKNIEDFQSQIVVKNPHLKEIFETSKMLFETPLTISQVSFDKKELIENHILMIGDTAGLIHPLCGNGMAMAIHSAKILSELIEKLHKKEIKSREQLEKRYMYEWNSNFKNRLSMGRFLAFILQKHKASVFLMKIMIKFPKLLPIIIKRTHGQLVTMND; this is encoded by the coding sequence ATGGATGTATCCAAAGGAATAACAATTGTTGGAGGAGGATTGGCAGGGCTTACCGCTGCGATTCATTTGTCTAAAATTGGACTGAAAGTTATTTTGATTGAAAAAAATGAATATCCAAAGCATAAAGTCTGCGGAGAGTATATCTCAAATGAAATTACGCCTTATTTAAATTGGCTTTCTCTGGATATATCTGAATTAAATCCTACGCAGATTTCAAAATTAGAATTTTCAACAGCTGATGGTAAAATGATTCATTGTGATCTGCCTCTTGGCGGATTTGGTGTCAGCCGTTATGCTTTGGATGCTTTTCTGTATCAAAAAGCAATTCAGAACGGCTGTGAAATTATTCAGGATAATGTAGAGGATATTGTTTTTGAGAATGGTGTTTTTACTATTTCTGTTTCGAATAACAGAAAATTTGTTTCAGGGATTGTGATTGGTGCTTATGGAAAACGATCCAATATTGATCAAAAATTAAAGCGTGAATTTGTTGGTAAAAAATCCGATTGGCTGGCCGTAAAAGCTCATTATTCGGGCGGATTTCCAGATGATTTAGTCGGTCTGCACAATTTTGAAGGAGGATATTGCGGAGTTTCAAAAGTAGAAAATAATGTTGTGAATATTTGTTATTTAGCCAGTTATGCTTCTTTTAAAAAATATAAAAATATAGAAGATTTTCAAAGTCAAATAGTTGTGAAAAATCCGCATTTAAAAGAGATTTTTGAAACAAGTAAAATGCTTTTCGAAACTCCGTTAACAATCAGTCAAGTATCATTTGATAAAAAAGAACTCATTGAGAATCACATACTGATGATTGGAGATACTGCCGGCTTGATTCATCCTTTGTGCGGAAATGGTATGGCTATGGCGATTCATAGTGCCAAAATTCTTTCTGAATTGATAGAGAAACTGCATAAAAAAGAAATAAAATCCAGAGAACAATTGGAAAAGAGGTATATGTATGAATGGAATTCTAATTTTAAAAATAGATTAAGTATGGGGCGTTTTTTAGCATTTATTCTTCAAAAACATAAGGCGAGTGTTTTTTTGATGAAAATAATGATTAAATTCCCAAAGTTATTGCCAATTATAATAAAACGGACACATGGTCAGTTAGTAACTATGAATGATTAG
- a CDS encoding methyltransferase domain-containing protein — MFVKTRYRTDDPEIMDDFNLKGDVLKAALDKIAQINQLLGGNSLTLKGVVRLLEKTSDSDLITIMDVGCGNGDMLRKLADFGFENNLNLKLIGIDANEFTVNYAADLSRNYSNISYKKLDVLDEFFKEIKCDILLCTLTLHHFKNSEIVKLLISFYANSKLGFVINDLHRSSMAYRLFQLVCFVFNLSEMPRKDGLTSILRGFKKDELIAFSENLKFKKYSIQWKWAFRYQWIVEK; from the coding sequence ATGTTTGTAAAAACCAGATATAGAACAGATGATCCTGAAATAATGGATGATTTTAATTTGAAAGGTGATGTCTTGAAAGCGGCATTGGATAAAATTGCCCAGATAAATCAGCTTTTGGGAGGAAATTCACTGACTTTGAAAGGGGTTGTAAGATTGCTTGAAAAGACATCTGACTCAGATTTGATTACTATTATGGATGTTGGCTGCGGTAATGGTGACATGCTTCGGAAATTGGCAGATTTTGGTTTTGAAAACAATCTGAATTTAAAACTAATTGGTATTGATGCGAATGAGTTTACTGTAAATTATGCAGCTGATCTGTCTCGAAATTATTCAAATATCTCGTATAAAAAATTAGATGTTTTAGATGAATTTTTCAAAGAAATAAAGTGTGATATATTGCTATGTACCTTAACATTACATCATTTTAAAAATAGTGAAATTGTTAAATTACTGATTTCTTTTTATGCAAATTCCAAATTAGGTTTTGTTATTAATGATCTGCATAGAAGTTCTATGGCGTATCGATTGTTTCAGTTGGTTTGTTTTGTGTTTAATCTGAGTGAAATGCCTCGAAAAGATGGTTTGACTTCTATTTTAAGAGGGTTTAAAAAGGATGAGCTGATTGCGTTTTCAGAAAATTTGAAATTTAAAAAATACAGTATTCAGTGGAAATGGGCGTTTAGATATCAGTGGATAGTTGAAAAATAG
- a CDS encoding type III polyketide synthase, translating to MSVKIKCVTKQLPKFSRTTEEILPFLDVWLEGQEERFIRKVKKIFEGAEVDKRYSIMDPTAVFEKTSFEKKNDVYIREVIDLGEKVLDKALKKAKWQPEELDFIITVSCTGIMIPSLDAYLINSLKLRQDIVRLPVTEMGCAAGISGIIYAKNFLKANPGNKAAVIAVESPTATFQLNDFSMANIVSAAIFGDGAACVLLSSAEEDEGVEILDEEMYHFYDKIDMMGFKLTNSGLQMILDIEVPETIASHFDAIVHPFLHKNNLKIEAIDHLIFHPGGKKIIQIVEQLFSGHGKNIDDTKEVLKLYGNMSSATVLYVLERFMDKKPEKGSKGLMLSFGPGFSAQRVLLQF from the coding sequence ATGAGTGTCAAAATAAAATGTGTTACCAAACAGTTACCGAAGTTTTCGAGGACTACCGAAGAAATTCTTCCATTTTTAGATGTTTGGTTAGAAGGGCAGGAGGAGCGTTTTATTCGAAAAGTAAAGAAGATTTTTGAGGGAGCCGAAGTAGATAAACGATATTCTATAATGGATCCGACTGCGGTTTTTGAAAAAACTTCTTTTGAAAAAAAAAATGATGTTTATATCAGGGAAGTAATTGATTTAGGGGAAAAAGTTTTGGATAAAGCTTTGAAAAAAGCAAAATGGCAGCCCGAAGAACTGGATTTTATTATAACTGTGAGCTGTACAGGAATCATGATTCCGTCATTAGATGCTTATTTGATTAATAGTTTGAAATTACGACAGGATATTGTGCGTCTGCCGGTTACCGAAATGGGTTGTGCCGCAGGTATTTCTGGAATTATTTATGCAAAGAATTTTCTCAAAGCGAATCCTGGTAATAAAGCAGCGGTTATTGCAGTTGAAAGCCCAACAGCAACATTTCAATTGAATGATTTTTCAATGGCAAATATTGTAAGTGCTGCTATTTTTGGAGATGGTGCGGCCTGTGTACTGCTTTCTTCGGCTGAAGAGGATGAAGGAGTTGAAATTTTGGACGAGGAGATGTATCATTTTTATGATAAAATAGATATGATGGGATTTAAGCTTACTAATTCTGGGCTTCAGATGATTTTAGATATTGAAGTTCCAGAAACAATTGCTTCTCATTTTGATGCTATTGTGCATCCGTTTTTGCATAAAAATAATTTAAAAATCGAAGCAATTGATCATTTAATTTTTCATCCGGGAGGAAAAAAAATTATACAGATTGTCGAACAGCTGTTTTCTGGTCATGGAAAAAATATTGATGATACCAAAGAAGTTTTAAAGCTGTATGGAAACATGTCAAGTGCGACTGTATTGTATGTTTTAGAGCGCTTCATGGATAAAAAACCCGAAAAAGGCTCTAAAGGGTTGATGCTGAGTTTTGGACCCGGATTTTCGGCTCAAAGAGTGTTGCTGCAGTTTTAG
- a CDS encoding 3-hydroxyacyl-ACP dehydratase FabZ family protein, which produces MEKKDIISKLPYSKPFLFVDEIIRIDENGVEGEFTFDENLDFYKGHFKGKPITPGVILTEVMAQIGVVCLGIFLLNKNTSKISSIGLTSVNIDFIKPVFPNEKVTVISEKIYFRFGKLKCKVSMKNVKGDIVCSGEIAGMIIQQE; this is translated from the coding sequence ATGGAAAAAAAAGATATAATCTCGAAGTTACCGTATTCCAAACCTTTTCTTTTTGTAGATGAAATCATAAGAATTGATGAAAATGGAGTAGAGGGTGAATTTACTTTTGATGAAAATCTTGATTTTTACAAAGGTCATTTTAAAGGTAAGCCGATCACACCAGGAGTGATTTTAACTGAGGTTATGGCGCAGATAGGGGTTGTTTGCCTGGGGATATTTTTGTTAAATAAAAACACGAGTAAAATATCGTCAATTGGTTTAACATCAGTTAATATTGATTTTATAAAGCCAGTTTTTCCTAATGAAAAAGTAACTGTCATTTCAGAAAAAATCTATTTCAGATTTGGAAAATTAAAATGTAAAGTCAGTATGAAGAATGTAAAAGGCGACATAGTCTGCAGTGGTGAAATAGCCGGTATGATAATTCAGCAGGAATAA
- a CDS encoding beta-ketoacyl-[acyl-carrier-protein] synthase family protein yields the protein MKKRVVITGMGVAAPNGVGLDAFQYAVKNEISGIKHFEELERLKFSCQIAGMPDVSTELALQYFTELELKNFNSSGILYGVIAGIDAWKDAGLSIERLDEPDWDSGTIFGSGTSGIDKFRESIYKIDDFKVRNLGSTSVIQTMNSGVSAYLAGKLGLGNIVTTNSSACTTGTESIILGYERIQSGQAKRILAGSTSDSGPYIWGGFDAMRVCTYKHNNSPETGSRPMSASASGFVPASGAGALILEDMETALKRGARIYAEVLGGALNSGGQRGLGTLTAPNPAAVQKCIQSAMLSAGITGQEVDAVNGHLTATAKDSLEILNWSTALNRKGIDFPYINSLKSTVGHCLSAAGSIESVAAVLQLYQGFVFPNRNCEDLHPEIETVIDASKVPLKLVEIDLNVILKASFGFGDVNGCVVFKKYIS from the coding sequence ATGAAAAAACGCGTTGTCATAACAGGTATGGGGGTGGCTGCTCCAAATGGAGTTGGTCTTGATGCGTTTCAGTATGCAGTAAAAAATGAAATTTCGGGAATAAAACATTTTGAAGAATTAGAGAGATTGAAATTTTCTTGTCAGATTGCTGGAATGCCGGACGTTTCTACAGAATTAGCATTACAGTATTTTACAGAACTGGAGCTTAAGAATTTTAATTCTTCCGGTATTTTATATGGGGTTATCGCTGGAATTGATGCTTGGAAAGATGCTGGTTTATCAATAGAAAGGCTTGACGAACCCGATTGGGACAGCGGAACAATTTTTGGATCAGGAACCTCCGGAATTGATAAATTCAGAGAAAGTATTTACAAAATTGATGATTTTAAAGTTAGAAATCTAGGAAGTACTTCTGTAATTCAAACTATGAATAGTGGCGTCAGTGCTTATTTAGCTGGAAAATTAGGTTTAGGAAACATTGTTACTACTAATTCTTCTGCTTGTACAACAGGAACCGAAAGTATTATTTTGGGATATGAACGTATACAGTCAGGACAGGCAAAACGGATTTTGGCGGGAAGTACAAGTGATTCTGGACCCTACATTTGGGGAGGATTTGACGCCATGCGGGTATGTACGTATAAACATAATAATTCTCCGGAAACTGGTTCAAGACCCATGTCTGCAAGTGCTTCGGGATTTGTTCCGGCAAGCGGTGCGGGGGCATTGATTTTGGAAGATATGGAAACTGCTTTAAAACGCGGCGCGAGAATATATGCTGAAGTTTTAGGCGGAGCACTCAATTCAGGAGGGCAAAGAGGTTTAGGGACATTAACTGCGCCAAATCCTGCTGCTGTTCAAAAATGTATTCAAAGTGCGATGTTAAGTGCAGGAATTACTGGGCAAGAGGTTGATGCTGTGAACGGCCACCTTACTGCAACAGCCAAAGACAGTCTGGAGATTTTAAATTGGAGTACGGCATTAAACAGAAAAGGAATTGATTTTCCTTATATAAATTCATTGAAATCAACGGTTGGCCATTGTTTGTCAGCAGCCGGAAGTATTGAAAGTGTTGCAGCAGTTCTGCAATTGTATCAAGGATTTGTTTTTCCAAATCGGAATTGTGAAGACTTGCATCCTGAAATTGAAACAGTTATTGATGCTTCGAAAGTTCCTTTAAAACTGGTTGAAATCGATTTGAATGTTATTTTAAAGGCTAGTTTTGGTTTCGGAGATGTTAATGGATGCGTTGTTTTTAAAAAATATATATCTTAG
- a CDS encoding acyl carrier protein translates to MDREETLEKLKNIIKPYVQDQEAFESLSEETDFINDLKINSANLVDVILDIEEKFDIIIDNESMKQMVNVKEAIGIIEMELLKE, encoded by the coding sequence ATGGATAGAGAAGAAACATTAGAAAAGTTGAAAAATATAATAAAGCCTTATGTTCAAGATCAAGAAGCTTTTGAATCTCTTTCTGAAGAAACAGATTTTATAAATGATTTAAAAATAAATTCGGCTAATCTGGTTGATGTCATTTTGGATATTGAAGAAAAATTTGATATTATAATTGATAACGAATCGATGAAACAAATGGTGAATGTAAAAGAAGCTATTGGTATTATTGAAATGGAGCTGTTAAAAGAATGA
- a CDS encoding 4'-phosphopantetheinyl transferase family protein yields MIGNDIIDLDLARKESNWKRKGFLEKVFSLEEQIMIHNDSNPELMVWNLWSRKEAAYKIYNRCTGIRGYFPSLLQCFYENQNSGKVVIEDFVFYTQTEITENSIYSIAVSDTADFDRIKSLETLENVKKANGIPYFMDITAETKRPVSITHHGRFKKIISL; encoded by the coding sequence ATGATTGGGAATGACATAATAGATCTGGACTTAGCCCGGAAGGAAAGTAATTGGAAAAGAAAAGGTTTTTTGGAAAAAGTATTTTCTTTGGAAGAGCAGATTATGATTCATAATGATTCCAATCCAGAATTAATGGTTTGGAATTTATGGAGCAGAAAAGAAGCTGCATATAAAATTTATAACCGCTGTACGGGGATTAGAGGCTATTTTCCGTCGTTATTGCAGTGTTTTTATGAAAATCAGAATTCAGGAAAGGTTGTTATTGAGGATTTTGTTTTTTATACCCAAACAGAAATTACAGAAAACAGCATTTATTCTATTGCAGTTTCTGATACTGCCGATTTTGACAGAATAAAATCTTTGGAAACATTGGAAAATGTAAAAAAGGCTAATGGAATTCCTTATTTTATGGATATAACTGCAGAAACAAAACGGCCGGTTTCTATAACGCATCATGGCCGTTTCAAAAAGATAATTTCGCTGTAG
- a CDS encoding 3'-5' exonuclease — MLDWLKNINKEYPEFWKTYLEKFNQKSKRYVVFTTETSGLNPEKDVILSIGSFAIINNRIHIGDSFESILLQYKFFHDNGLSNEFILESKMKKLSEPEAIHAFIDYIGNAVLIGHHVDFDVDMINSALIRSGCGRLKNEALDIDVMYRKLIDINDKQFSLDELSEIFKLPKNYRNSPSEDAYTIALLFLKLKKRLGIK; from the coding sequence ATGCTTGACTGGCTAAAAAATATAAATAAAGAATACCCTGAATTTTGGAAAACTTATCTCGAAAAGTTTAACCAAAAATCAAAGCGGTATGTCGTATTTACTACTGAAACTTCAGGTTTAAACCCCGAAAAAGATGTGATTCTGTCTATTGGATCATTTGCTATAATTAACAACAGAATCCACATTGGTGACAGCTTTGAATCTATTTTACTTCAATACAAATTTTTTCATGATAACGGACTTTCAAATGAATTTATCCTTGAAAGTAAAATGAAAAAATTAAGCGAACCTGAAGCGATTCATGCTTTTATTGACTACATCGGAAATGCTGTTTTAATAGGCCATCATGTTGATTTTGATGTTGACATGATTAACAGTGCATTGATTCGTTCAGGCTGTGGCCGATTAAAGAACGAAGCCTTAGATATCGATGTCATGTATCGAAAATTAATTGACATCAATGACAAACAGTTTTCATTAGATGAATTGTCAGAAATTTTTAAACTGCCAAAAAACTATCGCAATTCACCTTCGGAAGATGCCTATACTATTGCTTTATTGTTTTTGAAATTGAAGAAAAGATTAGGTATTAAATAA
- a CDS encoding DUF294 nucleotidyltransferase-like domain-containing protein, which yields MNTIAENIADFLKEYPPFDNLTFQELSVIATNIRVLNLEKNETLFQINDKLHDCFYVVASGTIHLSVIADAEETLLNKCHVGDVFGLRPFFAKNNYMMTSKSREESIIYAIPIAAFRPFVANNPDVLNFLLESFANNTWNPKEKENLRGKLASDNVFYIDQKSEMQYFQSLTYNRSPLIASIHDIAKDVALLMTANLSTSVIICDSSLPIGIVTHTDMCSKIATGQFPLTVTMRAIMSSPVVTVVENISLAEAQLVMLKNNVTHLCVTLDGTDKSAVKGMISEHDLIIAQANNPGVLIKEIKRASNPKDLKQIRERLTELIQNSIHKNIPLSNINNIASEINLAILKRAVELSILELGSPQARFVWLSIGSQGRKEQLLLTDQDSILIFEDVTPDRYRDVRDYFLKLSKKTTAVLEKVGYELCPNGHMASNMLWCKSLTDWTKQYDSWMNTPGENSNDVSSIFFDLELIFGEKKIFEAIENVIDKNQEHNSLFFDFLGNDALRKNSPLTFFKKFALEEDEPHKDKFDIKTKALMPLIDGARLFALHFNIKGLNNTYLRFKQLAIIDPENSDIYLNCAEAFLVLSKFRVDEGLKNENSGQYINISELTKLEKEKLKNALAPMKELEELIKSNFKLTQFS from the coding sequence ATGAATACAATTGCAGAAAATATAGCTGATTTTTTAAAGGAATACCCTCCTTTTGACAACTTGACTTTTCAGGAATTATCAGTAATAGCAACAAATATTCGTGTTTTAAATCTGGAAAAAAATGAAACTTTATTCCAGATAAATGACAAACTGCACGATTGTTTCTATGTTGTAGCCTCAGGCACAATTCATCTGTCTGTTATTGCAGATGCCGAAGAAACACTTCTAAATAAATGTCATGTTGGAGATGTTTTTGGATTGAGACCTTTTTTTGCCAAGAACAATTATATGATGACTTCAAAATCTCGTGAAGAAAGCATCATATACGCTATTCCTATTGCTGCATTTAGACCTTTTGTTGCAAATAATCCAGATGTTCTGAACTTCCTTTTGGAAAGTTTTGCCAACAATACCTGGAATCCTAAAGAAAAAGAAAACTTAAGAGGTAAACTGGCCAGTGATAATGTATTTTATATAGATCAAAAGTCGGAAATGCAGTATTTTCAGTCGCTGACTTACAACAGATCGCCGCTTATAGCTTCAATTCATGACATCGCTAAAGATGTTGCGCTCTTAATGACTGCAAACCTGTCAACAAGCGTTATTATTTGTGACAGCAGCTTACCTATCGGAATTGTTACTCATACCGACATGTGTTCTAAAATTGCTACAGGACAATTTCCGCTGACGGTGACTATGAGAGCAATTATGTCCTCTCCAGTAGTAACTGTTGTTGAAAATATCTCACTCGCTGAAGCACAGCTTGTGATGTTAAAAAACAATGTAACTCATTTATGTGTTACTTTGGACGGAACCGATAAATCAGCAGTAAAAGGCATGATTTCAGAACATGATTTAATTATTGCGCAAGCCAATAATCCTGGTGTTTTAATCAAAGAAATCAAGCGTGCTTCAAATCCTAAGGATTTAAAACAAATTAGAGAGCGACTGACTGAACTAATTCAAAATTCAATTCACAAGAACATTCCACTTTCCAATATAAACAATATTGCGAGCGAAATAAATTTAGCCATTTTAAAAAGGGCAGTCGAATTATCTATCCTAGAATTAGGCTCTCCGCAGGCACGATTTGTATGGCTAAGCATAGGAAGCCAAGGAAGAAAAGAACAATTATTACTTACAGACCAAGACAGTATATTAATATTTGAAGATGTCACTCCAGACAGATACAGAGACGTTAGGGATTACTTTTTGAAATTAAGTAAAAAAACAACTGCTGTACTCGAAAAAGTAGGCTACGAATTGTGTCCAAACGGCCATATGGCAAGCAATATGCTTTGGTGTAAATCATTAACAGACTGGACTAAACAATATGACAGCTGGATGAATACTCCAGGTGAGAACAGCAACGATGTGAGCAGTATTTTCTTTGATTTAGAACTGATTTTTGGTGAGAAAAAGATATTCGAAGCGATAGAAAATGTAATCGATAAAAATCAGGAACATAACTCCTTATTTTTTGACTTTCTGGGGAATGATGCCTTAAGAAAAAATTCGCCTCTTACTTTTTTCAAGAAATTTGCTCTAGAAGAAGACGAACCTCACAAAGACAAGTTCGACATAAAAACAAAAGCTTTAATGCCTTTGATTGATGGTGCAAGATTGTTTGCATTGCATTTTAATATCAAAGGACTAAACAATACTTATCTTCGTTTTAAACAATTAGCAATCATTGACCCCGAAAACTCCGATATTTATCTCAATTGCGCAGAAGCATTTTTAGTTCTGTCAAAATTCAGAGTTGATGAAGGCCTAAAAAATGAAAATTCAGGACAATATATCAATATTAGCGAACTAACGAAACTAGAAAAAGAAAAATTAAAAAATGCCTTAGCCCCAATGAAAGAACTCGAAGAATTAATTAAAAGTAATTTCAAACTAACGCAATTTTCATAA
- a CDS encoding DUF2911 domain-containing protein produces MKALKNQFVVLIALFTAAFANAQEKPKSPAETVTGKIKEATITINYGSPSVRARKIWGELVPFDAVWRAGANDATTFETDKDITIEGAKLPAGKYSFFVIPSEKECTIIFNKEAKQWGAYKYDVKKDQLRVKVKPKTANSSVEKLVYTINSNDVVLSWDTWNIGFNVK; encoded by the coding sequence ATGAAAGCCTTAAAAAATCAATTTGTTGTATTAATTGCGTTATTTACTGCAGCATTTGCAAACGCACAAGAAAAGCCTAAAAGTCCGGCAGAAACTGTAACCGGAAAAATAAAAGAAGCCACAATTACCATCAATTATGGAAGTCCATCTGTGAGAGCAAGAAAAATATGGGGAGAATTAGTACCATTTGATGCTGTATGGCGTGCTGGTGCAAATGATGCTACAACATTTGAAACAGATAAAGATATTACTATTGAGGGGGCAAAACTTCCAGCTGGAAAATATTCCTTTTTTGTAATTCCAAGTGAAAAAGAATGTACAATCATTTTTAATAAAGAAGCTAAACAATGGGGAGCTTATAAATATGATGTAAAGAAAGATCAGCTTCGTGTAAAAGTGAAACCAAAAACAGCAAATTCAAGCGTTGAAAAATTAGTGTATACGATTAATTCAAATGACGTGGTATTGAGCTGGGATACATGGAATATTGGATTTAATGTGAAGTAA
- a CDS encoding head GIN domain-containing protein, protein MKKSLELILLGTFLVTVIGYAQGSKIKGNGKIVTEKRATAEYDQISVSGFFDVVLVSGKEGVITITGEENILPYVKVEVKDNVLQIHVEKNMSISTKKNLVLIVPFEQISAVSLSGSGNVESKSNIVASSFKAKLSGSGDLKLDVNATDFEINLSGSGDVVLSGNSDNFNSKMSGSGDIDATNLITKKANLTISGSGDMIVNCSDSLYARVSGSGDIAYKGNPASKDTKVNGSGEISKI, encoded by the coding sequence ATGAAAAAATCACTAGAATTAATCCTTTTAGGAACTTTCCTTGTTACAGTTATTGGATATGCTCAAGGAAGTAAAATTAAGGGGAATGGAAAAATAGTTACTGAAAAAAGAGCTACAGCCGAGTACGATCAAATTAGTGTTTCAGGCTTTTTTGATGTTGTATTGGTCTCTGGAAAAGAAGGGGTAATAACAATTACTGGAGAGGAAAATATCTTGCCTTATGTCAAGGTTGAAGTAAAAGATAATGTTTTACAAATTCATGTGGAAAAAAATATGAGTATCAGTACCAAGAAAAATCTCGTTTTGATAGTACCCTTTGAACAAATTAGTGCTGTTTCGCTATCTGGCTCAGGTAATGTGGAATCAAAAAGTAACATTGTGGCTTCAAGTTTTAAAGCCAAACTGTCTGGTTCTGGTGATTTGAAACTGGACGTCAATGCCACCGATTTTGAAATTAATCTTAGTGGATCGGGAGATGTTGTATTGTCTGGAAATTCGGATAACTTCAATTCTAAAATGTCAGGTTCGGGTGATATTGATGCCACTAATTTAATTACAAAGAAAGCTAACCTGACTATTTCAGGATCTGGTGACATGATAGTAAATTGCAGCGATAGTTTGTATGCACGAGTTTCAGGCTCTGGCGATATTGCTTACAAAGGCAATCCGGCATCTAAAGATACCAAAGTGAACGGTTCTGGTGAAATTTCAAAAATTTAG